Within the Nicotiana tabacum cultivar K326 chromosome 11, ASM71507v2, whole genome shotgun sequence genome, the region CAACCCACTGtggtcctaagcccacatggtcccgggctaaatgggtcGGGCCCACGGGCCTAAACGGTTTTTTTttttcgggctattttttttgaattttttttatctaaggcaatttcttgtaaactatatatgtatatactaatataaattgcttatatatagctatatattgcaaatatattatatatatatatatatatgtattagatatatatatatatatagtgcaaTATGtagatatagtatatataatatatataagctatagaTATAGttcaaattaaagtttacatttaataCTCGGTATCAAAGCTGtaaattaaagtttacatttaatacttcaaattaaagttcaataccTTCAacataataatacttcaaattaatctaacaaactagaacattaagcataatacgtctaataattttaaaataacacaaattgtctcaaatcaacttaaaatcttaaatacgaatGTCTGGAGAACGCGCAAGACAACtctttatatgcctccttaaagaGCCTGTGCCCTCCTTTCGACGACGAGTGTAGactcgaccacagttcttgcactttattatgtaaacttcttcattttcttctaccacattaAAGTGTTACAAAACAAATGGGGTGCAATCTAGAATTATCtggcatgatttaacttgaattaagaatttaagtttgaaaaatgagagatgagtgaagacttgaaaacttgaatacttcaatttgagtttgagaaatgagagagattgatgaatttgtgagtaaaaatgaaagaaagggggtatttataattgagaatagggaaaaagtgtaattataaaaagtttgggggccaaatgactatttttgaaAGTGCCAAACGGCTAAAAATGCAGGCCAACGACTACATTTTAAAATTCTGACCGTTGgccctttttttaaattttttttaaaaaaatagccgttgggtccggttgaaccggcccaggcccgcttgccggtcccgggctaaacggtcccgggctcgcgGGCTTTTTGGTAAGGATCAGCCCACCGTGGACTTTTGGACCGCTAGAGACCGGCCCGTTTGGCATGCGGTTACGGGCTgggcccggaccacaatacaCCGTTATTCTAAATATGTTTCGTCTATAGCTAGATGGTAAATGAGATTGTGGTTGAAAACTTTTCTTTCCTGTGACTCGATCGGAAtaagtatataaaaaaaaattgaggatATTAGAAAAAAAATTCCAACCACCTTATAAGATTAGTCAAACATCCTTAGTGggagtttggacataaaaattgtaaaatttcaaaaaagaaaaaaagaaaaaagaaattcaaggtaaaatggtatttgaaaattagagttgtgtttggacatgaatatagtTTTGGGTTATTTTTTAAGTTTAGTGAGTGATctaagtgaaaattttaaaaaaatagcttcttgtaatttttaagattttcgaaaaaaatttaaaattcattttcaagtgaaaatcaaaattttatgaccaaacattgatttcgaaaaaaataaaaatatttcaaaaaaataaaataaaaaattcttatgtccaaacaggcTTATAACTCCAAAAAGTAACAAAGACTCCCACTCCCACGCGCGTGGGAAAACCAAAATCCAATTCCCAATCAGACAGGGAAGCGACAGGTCTTATGTTCTCACTTCTATAAAACCTTTGTGTTCATCGACTTTGCCGCTGTTGAATTCACTGTCCAAACCCCAAACATCAAACTCCGATTGTATGTTTTCCTTCTTGTCTCTCTTCTCTTTAGATAATAATTAGCCCGAAACCCCCTCCCCTTTTAATGGTATAATACGATTACTCTATCTGTTTATGTTTTTTTACATGTTAAATTATACGTTTCGAATGGATCGAAACTTTGATTGTGTAACATGTTCTCAATTGCTAAAATTTCTTATTGTGCAACATCTACATTGACATACTTAGTAGTACTTCATAAGGTGTGACCTACAACGACATGCCTAGTATTATCCGTCGTTGTGGGGGTCTGGCAAGGATGATGTGTACACAAACCTTACcatgtttccaatagaccctcgactcagtcgactcaggaaagcataaccaccacattaatgaaaatatagaaacGAAGGGACAGTActaaaaagccatataaaagcagataaaaacaacaagatagtaaggtgatcaacaatgaaagaaaacaacagttAGTCATAAAAATTACTCCCAACAAAAAGCGAGATTgtgtgccaatactactgttatgaacactctagtgGTCAAATATTTCTTTTCTTCTGCCTATGCCTAAACCTTGGTAGGCAGATTTACCATGTACTTGTGCTAGTAGGAGGCTGCAGGTACCGGGAGGAATAGTTGAGGTGTGCGCGAGCTTAGCCTTGACACTGTCttcatcaaaaaagaaaaaaaagaagaatagttTGTATAACTGGTCTTACATCTGTTCTAGCTATCTGTCTAACGAGCTTTGCTCTGACATACATTCATTCCACATGGGATTATTGTGATAGACACGAGTCAGGATTGATGTCAAGCATCTAAAGTATGATCGCTACTTTCTTGGCTAGAATTTAATGTAAGATTTGTATATGCAACATGTTAAAGTATGTTCTCATTTATGTTTAAGTTCCCTCTGTTTTGTTCAAATGACCAGAAGTCAGAATGGCGATGACAGATAGCTGTAAGAGACTTGCAGTTGGAGGGGACAAACTCGATAGGCTTACGGATCTTCCTATTAATGTTATACACCAGATTCAGGATCACATGTCTATTGAGGATGCTGCAAAAATGAGTGTTTTGTCTAGAGAATGGAGATATGTTTGGGTTTCAAACCCGAAGCTCGCATTTGGTGCACAGTTTTACAAAAAGAGAAAGCTATCCACCACAACAGACGTCATTAGTACAATTGTCTCGCAGCACCATGGAGTAATTAAGAAGTTCCACTCAATAATACATTCTTCTCAGCACTCAGTTGTTGATGAATGGATGCTATTGTTGTCAGGAAATGGTCTCACTGATCTCACCCTTCATAACCTAACCAATTCCAAGGCTCCATACAGATTGCCTTCCTGTGTGTACGGTGTGGAACTAGAACGGTTAGTCCTGTGGAACTGCATTTTCAGGCCGCCATGCAGTTTTAGGGGTTTCCACAAGCTCAAAAGGCTTAATCTAAAGCAAGTGTCCTTTGAATTAGACATTTCAACTGCTTCCCTCTGGATGCCAAACCTTGAGAGACTGAATTTTATGCAATGCAGCGGTCTTCGTCACTTAAATATATATGCACCTGAACTTTTACTTTTAACATTCTATGGCTGTGGCACTGACGCCCTTAAACCGGGTCCCTTCATGGACTGTGTGAAGCTGGAAAGTGCTGGAGTTTCATTCCAAGAAGAAGTTTCACAAAACAGACAAGATAAAGCAGTGAAATTGACAAATCTTCTCAGCAGCTGGCCTAACATTAGTTTTCTTCTTCTGGACCGGTACTTTCTCAAGTTAAGTTGCAAAAAGTTTATAGTATCTTTGAATAACTAAGAATGATGCATAATTTTGTAGTAATATTTAACGTTATTACTTTGTGGTTCTTTATTTGTTGTCTAGGCTTTTGCTTCTGGTACTGAAGTGGATGGGCTTCCCACGAGCCTCAGCAGATTGAGAGTTGTCTATCTTCACAATTACAATTTCGACGGTGAAAATCAAATATCTCCCCTTGTATGCATCCTCAGAAGTTGTCCCAATTTGAAGGAACTTATATTTCTTGTAAGTAGTTGAGTTCATGAGTTGTTTGTTACTCATTTTCGCTGAAAACATTACTGATTTTACTTTTAAACTATCTACTTTCAGTTGGGCAAGAGGAAGAAAAGTGGCATGAAATTGGATGTAAATCTTCTTGAAGGACCAGGCTCAGGCTGCAATAACCTTCAAATTTTGCAAATAAAAAAGTTCCATGGTTCAACAACTGAATTGTGGTTTGTAAAGTTTATACTTGTCTTTGCCCCTTTACTCAGGAAGGCCATCCTTTTGGTAGAGAGAAGTGTTGGTGAAAGACAATTCTCGAAAATCTCAAACAAGTTGAAGCAGCTTCCTCGAGCATCTCCTAATTCGGAAATAATATACAAACAATACTGTTCGGTAAAACAAGCCAGGCACGGTTGAGAGAGCATACCCCTCTTCTTGACTTATGTCTGTTTTTGTGACTACTTATGAGAGAGCAGAGGATCCTATATTGTGTAAAATTTGAAGGAAATTTGACTTCATTTCTCATAAATAGCACTTCTTCAAACATGTATTATCCATTCATCCACCAgcattatttgattttttttttccaaattagAAGGGTCTCTGCAGCTTTTTCCATGCTCCTTAATTGGCAACATCTGTTTTAGAGAGTCAATTTAACACTACTATGCCTGCCCCTACTCTTGGTCTATTCCCTCTGAATCTGAGCAAAGAAGGCAATTTCATCGTTAGTAGTTTTGCCTATGCATGACATCAATTGAAGTTTTTCTTATATATACCACAAAAGAAACTTATTTACCTATTTTGGATGATAAGTACGAGGGAGAGGGAATGAGATGTTAAATCTTTTGAAAAATAGATGAAATTCGAATTTTTAGGAGGTGGTTAGTGAAGGAAACATAATGAGATGCTAAATTTAAGGaatcttctattttcttcttttttatggtTTTACACATGAATggtaaatataaatatagaatttaattaagtacaaaCCTTTATAAAAGTGGTAAATAAGTTTCTATTATAGCATAGCTAGGTAAatttttcattttacatttttatcgACCAATTATGTGTTGAAGTTGTCAAATATCCCACATCGGTGGTTGACacttttgtttgggatttttttccctataaaaggaggcttaatgtttaggatttaaacacacctctcatttgccctcttatcttcttaaggcatttgtatcttctctctttagtattatttcacttgtatttttggagtggaataaaatattggttgtgtccgaggaagtaggcaaaattggccgaacctcgtaaattctggtgttccttttattgttgctttattttcttatttattatttggtggctgccataatttttggtataatagttgtgactcattcacatacatacatttggcttccgcaacaattggtatcagagccaaggtactgtctaagtatgctctgtggttgcaacatagtctgatcttccacatcagaaaagatttatcttgataactgagtcaaggttttgtctaagtatgctctgtggttgcagcttagtctgatcttccacaccataAAGGAAAttatcttgatttgtgtcgtcagctattaaataatatttgtggcaaagatgagagacaataaacaagaagaatctacatcaagtgtcaacaatacgtcatcattggcattttcgcttatgacaagaattgtatcaaatgcgaaatttgcggtagaaatttttgacgggtcacgacattttgggatgtggcaaggcgaggttctagatgtcctttttcaacaagggctggatcttgctattgaagaaaagagaccagatgttattggagaagaagattggagaattatcaatcgtgttgcttgcggtaccattcgatcctaccttgctagagagcagaaatatccatacacaaaggaaacttctgcaagtaaattatggaaagcactggaggataaatttttgaagaaaaacagtcaaaataaattgtacatgaagaagagactatttcgcttcacctatgttcctggtaccacgatgaatgaacgtatgaccagtttcaataagttggtcacagattcgcaaaatatggatgcaacttttgatgatggtgacttgaccttgatgttgttggggtcacttcctgatgagtacgagcaccttgaaactactctactccatgggaatgatgaaatttctctcagagaagtttgttcgactttgtacagctatgaacaaagaaagggaggaAAACAGAAAGgcggagaagaagaagcactagctgtgaggggtcgtcctcaaaatcaaacgaggacaaagaaaggaagatccaagtcaagatctagacccatcaaagatgaatgtgccttttgtcgagaaaaagggaaCTGGAAGAAAGATTGtctgaagttgaagaataaggccaaaaataacaatggaaaggccattatggattcaaatgtagctgatggtGATGATTCaaacttctcattagttacaacagagccatcaacatcatcagacatatggttgatggactcgacTTGTaactatcatatgtgtcccaacagggaatggttcgtggattttcaagaaggagaatatggagtcgtcaacacagcggataacaatcctcttacctcatatggcattggttcaatatgATTAAgaaaccatgatggaatgatcagaacattaatagatgttcgatatataccgggtttgaagaagaattctcatctctgtgggagccctagaatcaaaagagttcaaaatcattgcagaaaatggagtgatgagagtatgctccggtgcactagtggtaatgaaggctaatcgaaagaacaataatatgtaccgctatcatggcagtacagttattgggacagcgacagtggcATCCaatgacgacaaagaggcagaagcaaccaagctatgacacatgcgcttgggacatgctggaggaaaatccttgaaaactttatcagatcaaggattgttaaaaggagtaaaggtttgcaacttggagttttgcgagcattgtgtcaaaggaaaacagacaagggttaaatttggtacaacgatccataatactaaaggcatattggattatgtacactctgatgtttggggtccttccaaaacaccttcattgggtgggaagcactattttgtaacctttgttgatgatttttcccaaagagtgtgggtgtatacaatgaagagcaaagatgaagtgttgagaatttttctcaaatggaaaatgacggtggagaatcaaacaggcaggaggatcaagtgtattcgcacagacaatggaggtgaatacaaaaatgatcatttcaataaggtctgtgaaaatgatggcatcgtccgacacttcactgtcagacatacaccacaacagaatggagtggcagaacgtatgaaccggaccttgctggagaaggtacggtgtatgttgtccaatgctggcttgggcaaagaattttgggctgaggcagttacatatgcatgtcacctcattaatcgcttaccatctgctgctattgatggcaagacaccatttgaaaaatggtatggaaagcctgctgtagattatgactctttgcacgtgtttggctcaactgcatattatcatgtgacagagtcaaaattagatccaagggcaaagaagactatttttatggggattacttctggagtcaaaggatatcgcttatggtgtcctatgacaaagaaagtaatattcagcagggatgttacctttgaagaatttgctatggtaaataaggtaacagaagataccaaacaaaatgagggtgCTTCTAAGAATgcggagtttgagggaaaatttatttttcctacacaagaagcagaggaggaaacaaatgaagattatcctctggaagaagagccagtagagagggagattccaactcaggaacctcaacaacaacttgaatcaatagcaaccagcaggccaaaaaggacaataacaaaacatgttcgtcttatagagacggttgcttgtgccgcctcaattgtagctgatgatgttcctaccacttataaagacgcagtccaaagttcagaagaagataagtggaggattaccatgaatgatgaaatacagtcccttcatcagaatcatacatggagattggccaatctcccgaagggaaagaaagcaattgggtgcaaatgggtatttgcaaagaaagaaggatttcctaaccaagaagatgttcgctacaaagcaagattggtggccaaaggatatgctcaaaaggagggaattgattacaatgaagtgttttctccagttgtaaaacattcctccattagaattatgttggctttggtagcacagttggatttggaactagttcagatggatgtaaaaactgtgtatgtaaaaactgcgtttttacatggaaacttgaaggaggaaatctacatgactcagtcagaaggattcaaagttgctggaaaagaaaatatggtgtgcaaacttgaaaaatcattgtacggattgaaacaatcttctagacgatggtacaaacgatttgacgagtttatgttgcggcaagggtacaaaagaagcaaatacgatcattgtgtgtatttgcgcaagcttaaagatggttctgttgtatatcttctcttatatgttgatgatatgttgatagcttccaagaattcggaagaaattgataagttgaagattcaactgaagaaggagttcgagatgaaggatctgggtgaggcaaagaaaattcttggcatggagataataagagatagacgttcaaaaaAACTTTGTTtactcagaaagaatatttgaaaagagtactacaacgttttggcatagatgaaaagactaagccagttagtactccacttgctccccattttaagctaagtactactatgtcgccaaaagatgaagctgaacgagagtatatgtcaaaggtaccatacgcaaatgttgttggtagcttgatgtatgcaatggtctgcacgagacctgacatttcacaagatgttggagttattagcaaatatatgcataatccaggaaaggagcattgtcaagttgtgaagtggattctatggtatattcataatactgtagatgttggattagtttttgagcaggaaggcaatcagtctgtagttggatattgtgactcagattttgcgggtgatctggacaaacgaagatcaactactggttatgtgtttacttttgcaaaggcaccagttagttggaattctactttgcagtcaacagttgctttgtctacaacagaggcagagtacatggctattaccgaggctgtgaaagaggcaatttggcttcaggggttgctaaaagAGCTTGGTATTGGGCACAAAAGTATCATAATTTTTTGtaatagtcaaagtgctattcaattagcgaagaaccaa harbors:
- the LOC107804658 gene encoding F-box/FBD/LRR-repeat protein At1g13570-like isoform X1, with protein sequence MAMTDSCKRLAVGGDKLDRLTDLPINVIHQIQDHMSIEDAAKMSVLSREWRYVWVSNPKLAFGAQFYKKRKLSTTTDVISTIVSQHHGVIKKFHSIIHSSQHSVVDEWMLLLSGNGLTDLTLHNLTNSKAPYRLPSCVYGVELERLVLWNCIFRPPCSFRGFHKLKRLNLKQVSFELDISTASLWMPNLERLNFMQCSGLRHLNIYAPELLLLTFYGCGTDALKPGPFMDCVKLESAGVSFQEEVSQNRQDKAVKLTNLLSSWPNISFLLLDRYFLKLLLLVLKWMGFPRASAD
- the LOC107804658 gene encoding F-box/FBD/LRR-repeat protein At1g13570-like isoform X2, which produces MAMTDSCKRLAVGGDKLDRLTDLPINVIHQIQDHMSIEDAAKMSVLSREWRYVWVSNPKLAFGAQFYKKRKLSTTTDVISTIVSQHHGVIKKFHSIIHSSQHSVVDEWMLLLSGNGLTDLTLHNLTNSKAPYRLPSCVYGVELERLVLWNCIFRPPCSFRGFHKLKRLNLKQVSFELDISTASLWMPNLERLNFMQCSGLRHLNIYAPELLLLTFYGCGTDALKPGPFMDCVKLESAGVSFQEEVSQNRQDKAVKLTNLLSSWPNISFLLLDRLLLLVLKWMGFPRASAD